A window of Candidatus Hydrogenedentota bacterium contains these coding sequences:
- a CDS encoding response regulator transcription factor, with protein sequence MNVLLVEDEKRIAGFVKKGLAEQGFQVDHVADGDEALERMLSRPYDAIVLDIMLPGRDGLSVLRQFRKKGHAAPVILLTARSALDERVEGLNAGADDYLTKPFYVEELVARLHAVIRRASDEPMSLLRAGEVAVNVLTREVTVGGEPVKLTAREFGLLEYMMRNPGRVYTRTQLLEHVWGYDFDPSTNLVDVHIQRLRKKVSPDKDNPLIETIRGVGYRVRKGG encoded by the coding sequence ATGAACGTGCTGCTGGTGGAAGACGAAAAGCGGATTGCCGGGTTTGTGAAGAAGGGCCTGGCGGAGCAGGGCTTTCAGGTGGACCATGTCGCGGATGGGGACGAGGCGCTGGAGCGGATGCTTTCGCGGCCCTACGACGCGATCGTGCTGGATATCATGCTGCCGGGCCGCGACGGGCTGAGCGTCTTGCGCCAGTTCCGGAAGAAGGGGCACGCGGCGCCCGTTATCCTGCTGACGGCGCGGTCGGCGCTGGATGAGCGGGTGGAGGGCTTGAACGCGGGGGCGGACGACTATCTCACGAAGCCGTTTTACGTGGAGGAGCTGGTGGCGCGGCTGCACGCGGTGATCCGGCGCGCGTCGGACGAACCGATGAGCCTGCTGCGGGCGGGGGAGGTTGCCGTGAACGTGCTGACGCGGGAGGTCACGGTCGGGGGCGAGCCGGTGAAGCTCACGGCGCGGGAGTTCGGCCTGCTGGAGTACATGATGCGAAACCCCGGGCGCGTCTACACGCGGACGCAGCTGCTGGAGCATGTCTGGGGCTACGATTTCGACCCGAGCACGAACCTGGTGGACGTGCACATCCAGCGGTTGCGCAAGAAGGTCTCCCCGGACAAGGACAACCCCCTGATCGAGACGATTCGCGGCGTGGGCTACCGGGTGCGGAAGGGCGGCTGA
- a CDS encoding ABC transporter permease, with translation MSTPVLAGDAEAGVSLWKDAWRRLRKNHLAVVSTGLLAAVVLLAVCGPWLSPYAYDQQDTSVGASAPSAAHWFGTDPLGRDLLVRVLYGGRISLLVGIVATLVSMTIGVTWGAIAGFAGGRTDQIMMRIVDVLYALPFTIFVIILMVLFGRNIVLLFLAIGAVEWLTMARIVRSQVISLREKEFIEATRVMGFSGARVVFQHVIPNTLGPVIVYVTLTVPQVMLLEAFLSFLGLGVQPPMSSWGLLIQEGVEVMEEYPWLLIFPSLALSATLFALNFLGDGLRDALDPKASKD, from the coding sequence ATGAGCACGCCGGTCCTGGCGGGGGACGCGGAAGCGGGCGTATCCCTGTGGAAGGACGCCTGGCGCCGCCTGCGCAAGAACCACCTGGCGGTGGTCAGCACCGGGCTGCTGGCGGCCGTCGTGCTGCTGGCGGTGTGCGGCCCGTGGCTCTCGCCCTACGCCTACGACCAGCAGGACACCAGCGTGGGGGCGTCCGCGCCCTCCGCGGCCCACTGGTTCGGCACGGATCCGCTGGGGCGCGACCTGCTGGTGCGCGTGCTGTACGGGGGCCGGATCTCGCTGCTGGTGGGCATCGTGGCGACGCTGGTGTCGATGACGATCGGCGTGACGTGGGGCGCGATCGCGGGGTTCGCCGGCGGGCGCACCGACCAGATCATGATGCGGATCGTCGATGTGCTTTACGCGCTGCCGTTCACGATCTTCGTGATTATCCTGATGGTCCTGTTCGGGCGGAATATCGTCCTGCTATTCCTGGCGATCGGCGCGGTGGAATGGCTGACGATGGCCCGCATTGTCCGCAGCCAGGTGATCTCGCTGCGGGAGAAGGAGTTTATAGAAGCGACGCGCGTGATGGGCTTTTCCGGCGCGCGGGTCGTGTTTCAGCACGTGATACCCAACACGCTCGGGCCGGTCATCGTGTACGTGACGCTGACGGTGCCGCAGGTGATGCTGCTGGAGGCCTTCCTGAGCTTTCTCGGCCTCGGCGTGCAGCCGCCGATGAGCAGCTGGGGCCTGCTGATCCAGGAGGGCGTCGAGGTCATGGAGGAATACCCCTGGCTGTTGATTTTCCCGAGCCTGGCGCTATCGGCGACGCTCTTCGCGCTCAATTTCCTCGGGGACGGGCTGCGGGACGCGCTCGACCCCAAGGCGTCAAAGGATTAG
- the glgP gene encoding alpha-glucan family phosphorylase yields the protein MYTMPMVSKYTVVPRVPERLKPLLEIAGNLWWCWNHDAIDMFHRIDRDLWTRVNQNASAMLGQISQLRLDELAKDDSFLAHMDRVQEKLRDYMETNTWADRNPDASPDFCVAYMSAEFGLHESLRIYSGGLGVLAGDHLKAASDLGLPLVGIGMLYREGYFSQYLSADGWQQETYPHNDFYNIPIAHERDKSGAPLTIEIPYPEGMIKAYVWRCQVGRVPLFLLDCDHEDNSPAARAITAQLYGGDRETRVRQEILLGMGGVIAMHALGIQPTTYHMNEGHAAFMTLQRIKDLVLNDGMVFEDAIETVKAGSFFTTHTPVPAGNDMFEPALVERYFHTYCAEVGIPFDRLLRLGRQNPDDSHEPFCMTVLALRLSSGANGVSKLHGEVARNMWNLTWTGVPEEEVPITSITNGIHTRSVISRDLSDLYDRYLGPGWVNSPDDHSIWQRIDSVPDTELWRTHERRRERLVNFARRRLAAQYEKRGATDTELRICHEVLNPDTLTIGFARRFATYKRAALILRDRERLMRILTNPEHPVQFIIAGKAHPADTAGKQLIRDLQQFAREPAVRRNFIFLEDYDINVARYMVQGVDCWLNTPRRPMEASGTSGMKASANGGLNISIPDGWWCEAEHLGPNGWSIGRGEQYDDLEEQDRVESELLYEILEKEVVPTFYDRGSDDLPRQWIHRMKSAIRTIGPVFNTYRMVQEYTDRCYIPSSNRRNALKADGRKRALALSAWKQRVHKLWPKVRIASVESGPTENLPVGTHLSVSAVVHLGELTSKDVTVEVYYGTLDTEGQIEHGHWSEMKVAAEPEKGDVRFEGSILCNQTGQLGFTVRAIPSHEDLAQKHETTLIAWA from the coding sequence ATGTACACAATGCCAATGGTATCAAAATATACGGTGGTGCCCCGGGTCCCGGAGCGTCTCAAGCCCCTGCTCGAAATCGCGGGCAATCTCTGGTGGTGCTGGAACCATGACGCAATCGACATGTTCCACCGCATTGACCGCGACCTCTGGACGCGCGTCAACCAGAACGCCTCCGCGATGCTGGGCCAGATCAGCCAGCTGCGGCTCGACGAACTCGCGAAGGACGACAGCTTCCTCGCGCACATGGACCGCGTTCAGGAGAAGCTCCGTGACTACATGGAAACCAACACCTGGGCCGATCGCAACCCCGACGCCTCGCCGGACTTCTGCGTGGCCTATATGTCCGCCGAGTTCGGGCTTCACGAATCCCTCCGTATCTACTCCGGCGGCCTGGGCGTGCTCGCCGGCGACCACCTGAAGGCCGCCAGCGACCTGGGCCTGCCCCTCGTCGGCATTGGCATGCTCTACCGCGAGGGCTATTTCAGCCAGTACCTCAGCGCGGACGGCTGGCAGCAGGAAACCTACCCGCACAACGATTTCTACAACATCCCCATCGCGCACGAACGGGACAAATCGGGCGCGCCCCTGACCATCGAAATCCCCTATCCCGAGGGTATGATAAAGGCCTATGTCTGGCGTTGCCAGGTCGGGCGCGTACCGCTCTTCCTGCTCGATTGCGACCACGAGGACAATTCCCCGGCGGCCCGCGCGATCACCGCGCAGCTCTACGGCGGCGATCGCGAGACCCGCGTGCGCCAGGAAATACTCCTGGGCATGGGCGGCGTTATCGCCATGCACGCGCTCGGCATCCAGCCCACCACCTACCACATGAACGAGGGCCACGCGGCCTTCATGACGCTCCAGCGCATCAAGGACCTGGTGCTTAACGACGGCATGGTCTTTGAGGATGCTATCGAGACCGTCAAGGCCGGCAGCTTCTTCACCACCCATACCCCCGTGCCCGCCGGCAATGACATGTTCGAACCCGCCCTGGTCGAGCGCTACTTCCACACCTATTGCGCCGAGGTCGGCATCCCCTTCGATCGCCTGCTCCGCCTCGGACGCCAGAATCCCGACGACAGCCACGAACCCTTCTGCATGACCGTGCTCGCGCTGCGGCTTTCCTCGGGCGCGAACGGCGTCAGCAAGCTCCACGGCGAGGTCGCCAGAAACATGTGGAACCTCACGTGGACAGGCGTGCCCGAGGAGGAGGTGCCCATCACCTCCATCACCAACGGCATCCACACGCGCAGCGTAATCTCCCGCGACCTGTCGGACCTTTACGACCGCTATCTCGGTCCGGGCTGGGTCAACAGCCCCGACGACCACAGCATCTGGCAGCGCATCGACAGCGTGCCCGATACCGAGCTCTGGCGCACGCACGAGCGGCGCCGCGAGCGCCTCGTGAATTTCGCGCGGCGCCGGCTTGCCGCGCAATACGAAAAGCGGGGCGCCACGGACACCGAGCTCCGCATCTGCCATGAAGTGCTTAACCCCGATACCCTCACCATCGGTTTCGCGCGGCGATTCGCCACCTACAAGCGCGCCGCCCTCATCCTCCGCGATCGAGAGCGCCTGATGCGTATCCTGACCAACCCGGAGCACCCCGTACAGTTTATCATCGCCGGCAAGGCGCACCCCGCGGATACCGCGGGCAAGCAGCTTATTCGCGATTTGCAGCAGTTCGCCCGCGAACCCGCCGTGCGCCGCAACTTCATCTTCCTGGAGGACTACGACATCAACGTCGCGCGCTACATGGTCCAGGGCGTCGACTGCTGGCTCAACACCCCCCGCCGGCCCATGGAGGCCAGCGGCACCAGCGGCATGAAAGCCTCGGCCAACGGCGGGCTGAACATCAGCATTCCCGACGGCTGGTGGTGCGAGGCCGAGCACCTCGGCCCCAACGGCTGGAGCATCGGGCGCGGCGAACAGTACGACGACCTCGAGGAACAGGACCGCGTCGAGAGCGAACTGCTCTACGAAATCCTGGAGAAGGAGGTTGTTCCCACCTTCTATGATCGCGGCAGCGACGACCTCCCGCGACAGTGGATTCACCGGATGAAATCCGCCATCCGCACGATCGGGCCGGTATTCAATACCTACCGCATGGTCCAGGAATACACCGATCGCTGCTACATCCCCTCCAGCAACCGCCGCAACGCCCTCAAGGCCGATGGGCGGAAACGCGCGCTGGCGCTCTCCGCCTGGAAGCAGCGCGTGCACAAGCTGTGGCCCAAGGTGCGGATTGCCAGCGTGGAGTCCGGGCCCACCGAGAACCTTCCCGTCGGGACCCATCTGAGCGTCTCCGCCGTCGTGCACCTCGGCGAGCTGACCAGCAAGGACGTCACCGTTGAGGTCTACTACGGCACCCTCGACACGGAAGGCCAGATCGAGCACGGCCACTGGAGTGAAATGAAGGTCGCCGCGGAGCCGGAAAAGGGCGATGTCCGCTTCGAGGGCTCCATCCTCTGCAACCAGACCGGACAGCTCGGCTTCACCGTCCGCGCCATTCCCAGCCACGAGGATCTCGCGCAGAAACACGAGACCACCCTGATCGCCTGGGCCTGA
- the ftsA gene encoding cell division protein FtsA produces the protein MARKGEIVGAVDFGSREVRVVVAMEGRDGSVQILGHGVAQGKGCVSQGLIQDLTAAQRALKQAIHAAEKEAGVKIASLFCGLSGTNVESCVREGTVKLDSDVVEMHHLDESIDLASREILAPGKQVISSITSQEWYVDDLRVSDPVGIRGSILKVRVHFAQIPSVIEDNIVTCIESQGRELEDLVFLPIASALGCLTLEDKELGVAVLDMGRSTTSLAVYRDRRILATQCFDWGGFHITRDVAAGLQVSFEEADELVLEYGLSDALIQRELKTGKPGNDAEELAKGRSAQIKLKSAVHGAPTIVDREELEMIIFERSRELLNKVQQHINSRGMAKHLVRGIILTGGAASIRNMVSLAEAVFEVPARQGLPEGIDVTPQPVQSTAFTPVVGVARHGFEYRAALHNGRIKVQRGPVGAFFSGIGGFFARYFF, from the coding sequence GTGGCCAGGAAAGGTGAAATTGTCGGCGCCGTCGACTTCGGCTCCCGCGAGGTGCGCGTAGTCGTCGCGATGGAAGGGCGGGACGGCTCGGTACAGATCCTCGGCCACGGCGTCGCCCAGGGGAAGGGCTGCGTATCCCAGGGCCTCATCCAGGACCTCACCGCCGCCCAGCGCGCCCTGAAACAGGCCATCCACGCCGCCGAAAAAGAGGCCGGCGTCAAGATCGCCTCGCTGTTCTGTGGCCTGAGCGGCACCAACGTCGAGAGCTGCGTCCGGGAAGGCACCGTAAAGCTCGACAGCGATGTCGTGGAGATGCACCACCTCGACGAGTCCATCGATTTGGCCTCCCGCGAGATCCTGGCGCCCGGAAAACAGGTCATTTCCTCCATCACCTCGCAGGAATGGTATGTCGACGACCTCCGCGTGAGCGATCCCGTCGGCATCCGGGGAAGCATCCTCAAGGTCCGCGTGCATTTCGCGCAGATTCCGTCCGTCATCGAGGACAATATCGTGACCTGCATCGAATCGCAGGGGCGTGAACTGGAGGATCTCGTGTTCCTCCCCATCGCCTCCGCGCTTGGCTGCCTCACCCTGGAAGACAAGGAGCTCGGCGTCGCCGTCCTCGACATGGGCCGGAGCACGACCAGCCTCGCCGTGTACCGGGACCGGCGCATTCTGGCGACCCAGTGCTTCGACTGGGGCGGATTCCACATCACCCGCGATGTCGCCGCCGGCCTCCAGGTCTCCTTTGAGGAGGCGGACGAGCTGGTGCTGGAGTACGGGCTTTCCGACGCCCTGATCCAGCGTGAACTCAAGACGGGCAAGCCCGGAAACGACGCCGAGGAACTGGCCAAGGGCCGCTCCGCGCAGATAAAGCTCAAAAGCGCCGTGCACGGCGCCCCCACGATCGTGGACCGCGAGGAGCTCGAAATGATTATCTTCGAGCGGTCGCGCGAACTTCTCAACAAGGTGCAGCAGCACATCAACTCCCGCGGCATGGCCAAGCACCTCGTTCGCGGCATCATCCTCACCGGCGGCGCCGCGTCCATACGCAATATGGTCTCCCTCGCCGAAGCCGTCTTCGAAGTCCCCGCGCGCCAGGGCCTGCCCGAAGGCATCGACGTCACCCCGCAGCCCGTTCAGTCCACCGCCTTCACCCCGGTCGTCGGCGTCGCCCGCCACGGCTTCGAATACCGCGCCGCCCTCCACAACGGCCGCATCAAGGTCCAGCGCGGCCCCGTCGGCGCCTTCTTCAGCGGCATCGGCGGCTTCTTCGCGCGCTATTTCTTTTAG
- the tilS gene encoding tRNA lysidine(34) synthetase TilS gives MSHPLPETAQQALDALLAPGERALVAVSGGADSVALLHLTHRAGRAGGVLHFDHQTRGGASAEDAAFVRDLAASLDLPFHFDSRSVAELAAAQGASFEMAARDLRYGFFEEAARTAGLSAVATGHHADDQAETVLMRLLRGASPSGLAGIPPSRNRHGVRFIRPLLECPRDTILAWLRAEGLPWREDTSNTDPRYTRNRIRHELLPLLARDYNPAIAEALQRLAQLQRQDDALLERLTDAAREQCLDATGRLLRAPFRDTDPALQYRLIAACIQEIGGDASFEGVQQAVEALQSAPAGIQIDLGHDRSLFLAADHAVMALPQQARDPLRLILPVPGVADGLGRRFQARILEARPAEPLARYCHPGRQVFDAAALGDALIIRTRRPGDRFQPLGLAGSRKLKDVFNTLGLTQPERDAQLLFESNGEIVWIPGHTISHNVAVTAATRRLLEVTVT, from the coding sequence ATGTCGCACCCCCTGCCCGAAACCGCGCAGCAGGCGCTCGACGCCCTGCTCGCCCCCGGGGAGCGCGCCCTGGTGGCCGTTTCCGGGGGCGCGGATTCCGTAGCCCTGCTGCACCTGACGCACCGCGCGGGCCGGGCCGGAGGTGTCCTCCATTTCGACCACCAGACCCGCGGCGGCGCCAGCGCGGAGGACGCGGCCTTCGTTCGGGATCTCGCGGCGTCGCTGGATCTCCCCTTTCACTTCGATTCCCGCTCCGTGGCCGAACTCGCCGCCGCGCAGGGCGCCAGCTTCGAAATGGCCGCGCGCGACCTGCGCTACGGCTTCTTCGAGGAGGCCGCCCGCACTGCCGGTTTATCCGCCGTGGCCACGGGCCACCACGCGGACGACCAGGCCGAAACCGTGCTGATGCGATTGCTGCGCGGCGCGAGCCCGTCCGGCCTCGCGGGCATTCCGCCCTCCCGCAACCGGCATGGCGTACGCTTCATCCGCCCCCTGCTCGAATGCCCGCGCGACACCATCCTCGCCTGGCTCCGGGCCGAGGGCCTGCCCTGGCGCGAAGACACGAGCAACACCGATCCGCGGTACACGCGCAACCGCATCCGCCACGAATTGCTGCCGCTGCTCGCCCGGGACTACAACCCCGCCATCGCCGAAGCGCTCCAGCGCCTCGCCCAACTCCAGCGCCAGGACGACGCCCTGCTGGAGCGCCTGACCGACGCGGCCCGGGAACAGTGCCTCGACGCCACGGGCCGCCTCCTGCGCGCCCCTTTCCGCGACACCGACCCCGCCCTTCAATATCGGCTGATCGCGGCCTGTATTCAAGAGATCGGCGGCGACGCCTCCTTCGAGGGAGTCCAGCAGGCGGTGGAGGCGCTCCAGAGCGCGCCAGCCGGCATCCAGATCGACCTGGGCCACGATCGCTCGCTCTTCCTGGCCGCCGATCATGCCGTGATGGCCCTCCCGCAACAGGCCCGCGACCCCCTACGCCTCATCCTGCCTGTGCCCGGCGTCGCCGACGGCCTCGGACGCCGCTTCCAGGCGCGGATCCTCGAAGCGCGCCCGGCGGAGCCCCTCGCGCGCTACTGCCACCCCGGACGACAGGTCTTCGACGCGGCTGCGCTCGGGGACGCGCTGATCATCCGGACGCGCCGCCCCGGGGATCGCTTTCAGCCCCTGGGCCTGGCCGGATCCCGCAAGCTCAAGGACGTCTTCAACACCCTCGGACTGACCCAACCGGAACGCGACGCCCAGCTCCTGTTCGAGAGTAACGGCGAAATCGTCTGGATTCCCGGGCACACCATCAGCCACAATGTGGCCGTCACCGCCGCCACCCGGCGCCTGCTCGAAGTCACGGTAACCTGA
- a CDS encoding ABC transporter ATP-binding protein, with amino-acid sequence MSEPLLRVENASTHFRVSTGPFFRRSHGTLRAVAGVSLTLREGEILGLVGESGCGKSTLARTILRLVPAAGGSIHFDGRDLAGLKARELRGIRPAIQMIFQDPYASLNPRKTVYDALAEPMIAHGIVPRAELPAAVSTLMEKVGLARRFVRKYPHEFSGGQRQRIAIARALALRPRVIIADEPVSALDVSVQAQILNLLRALCAEERLAMMLISHDLAVVHHMAHRIAVMYLGRIVEEGPAESVFSDPRHPYARALLAAILKPSADAPAQLESLRLQGDPPSPVNPPPGCAFHPRCPWATDACRAEVPPLAPFAEGRAAACIRLDAVAEGR; translated from the coding sequence ATGAGCGAACCGCTCTTGCGCGTCGAGAACGCCAGCACGCATTTTCGGGTGAGCACGGGGCCCTTTTTCCGGCGGTCGCACGGCACACTGCGCGCGGTGGCGGGGGTGAGCCTGACCTTGCGCGAAGGGGAGATTCTCGGCCTGGTCGGCGAATCGGGGTGCGGCAAGTCGACCCTCGCGCGGACCATTCTGCGGCTTGTGCCGGCGGCGGGCGGTTCGATCCATTTTGACGGCCGCGACCTGGCGGGGTTGAAGGCGCGCGAACTGCGCGGGATCCGCCCGGCAATCCAGATGATCTTTCAGGATCCCTACGCGTCGCTGAATCCGCGGAAGACCGTGTATGACGCGCTGGCGGAGCCCATGATCGCGCACGGGATCGTGCCGCGCGCGGAACTGCCGGCGGCGGTGAGCACGCTTATGGAGAAGGTGGGGCTGGCCCGGCGTTTCGTGCGGAAGTACCCGCACGAATTCTCCGGCGGGCAGCGGCAGCGCATTGCGATTGCGCGCGCGCTGGCGCTGCGGCCGCGGGTGATCATTGCGGATGAGCCGGTGTCGGCGCTGGACGTCTCGGTGCAGGCGCAAATCCTCAATTTGTTGCGCGCGCTGTGCGCCGAGGAGCGCCTGGCGATGATGCTCATATCGCACGACCTGGCGGTAGTGCATCACATGGCGCACCGGATTGCGGTGATGTACCTGGGGCGCATCGTGGAGGAAGGGCCGGCGGAGTCCGTGTTCAGCGACCCGCGGCATCCCTATGCGCGGGCGCTGCTGGCCGCCATCCTGAAGCCGTCGGCCGATGCCCCGGCGCAGCTGGAGTCGCTGCGGTTGCAGGGCGACCCGCCGTCCCCCGTGAACCCGCCGCCCGGCTGCGCGTTTCACCCGCGGTGCCCCTGGGCGACGGATGCATGCCGCGCGGAGGTTCCGCCGCTGGCGCCGTTTGCCGAGGGTCGCGCGGCGGCGTGCATACGCCTCGACGCGGTGGCGGAAGGCCGGTAG
- a CDS encoding ABC transporter ATP-binding protein translates to MSLLEVQNLHTAFHTRDGIVRAVNGVSYTMAPGETLGIVGESGSGKSVSQYSLLGLLPVPPARVESGAAIFDGTDLLRAGGEVQRRVRGGRIGMIFQDPMTALNPYMRIGKQLMEPLRLHADVSKGEARDRAIEALGEVGIQDAAGALERYPHAFSGGMRQRIMIAMALITRPALLIADEPTTALDVTVQAQILALIKRRQQDLGMAVTIITHDLGVIAATCDRVLVMYAGRIVEAAPRADLFRKPLHPYTKALMASMPAMHRAGEPLYTIPGLPPDLSRPVAGCAFAPRCEHAADRCRAGEMALREKETNRHTACIRVLDGEVDP, encoded by the coding sequence ATGAGTCTACTCGAAGTTCAGAACCTGCACACCGCTTTCCACACCCGCGACGGAATTGTTCGCGCGGTGAACGGGGTGTCGTACACGATGGCGCCCGGCGAGACGCTGGGGATCGTGGGCGAGTCGGGGTCCGGCAAGTCGGTGTCGCAATATTCGCTCTTGGGGCTGCTGCCCGTCCCGCCGGCGCGCGTGGAATCGGGCGCGGCGATCTTCGATGGAACCGATCTTCTGCGCGCGGGCGGCGAGGTGCAGCGGCGCGTGCGGGGCGGGCGCATCGGGATGATCTTTCAGGACCCGATGACCGCCCTGAACCCGTATATGCGCATCGGAAAACAGCTGATGGAGCCCCTCCGGCTTCACGCGGACGTATCGAAGGGCGAAGCGCGCGACCGGGCAATCGAAGCGCTGGGCGAGGTGGGCATCCAGGACGCGGCGGGCGCGCTCGAGCGCTACCCGCACGCGTTTTCGGGCGGGATGCGCCAGCGGATCATGATAGCGATGGCGCTGATCACGCGGCCGGCCCTGCTGATCGCCGATGAACCGACGACCGCGCTGGACGTGACGGTGCAGGCGCAGATCCTCGCGCTGATCAAGCGGCGCCAGCAGGATCTGGGCATGGCGGTGACGATCATTACCCACGATCTGGGCGTGATCGCCGCAACCTGCGATCGGGTGCTCGTGATGTACGCCGGGCGGATCGTGGAGGCCGCGCCGCGGGCGGATCTGTTCCGGAAGCCGCTTCACCCGTACACGAAGGCGCTGATGGCGTCGATGCCGGCGATGCACCGGGCCGGCGAGCCGCTGTACACCATTCCGGGCCTGCCTCCCGACCTGAGCCGCCCCGTCGCGGGCTGCGCGTTCGCGCCACGGTGCGAACACGCCGCGGATCGCTGCCGCGCGGGCGAGATGGCCCTGCGCGAGAAGGAAACCAACCGCCATACCGCCTGCATCCGGGTGCTGGACGGGGAGGTGGACCCATGA
- the hpt gene encoding hypoxanthine phosphoribosyltransferase, whose amino-acid sequence MHLRLSQYPLIDAAAIRDRIGAMAAELDARYAGREPLALVVLKGAVPFSADLLRAMQAPLTVEYIRAKSYDGTASRGEVVFSHLPEEPLRDRHVLVLEDILDTGQTATAILDFVRAQHPASLCLATLLDKPSRRTCAINADLAGFVIPDHFVVGYGLDYNERYRELDAIYTLES is encoded by the coding sequence ATGCACCTGCGCCTCAGCCAGTATCCCCTCATCGACGCCGCCGCAATCCGCGATCGCATCGGCGCCATGGCGGCGGAACTGGACGCGCGCTACGCCGGCCGGGAGCCCCTCGCGCTCGTGGTGCTCAAGGGCGCGGTCCCGTTCAGCGCCGATCTCCTGCGCGCGATGCAAGCCCCGCTGACGGTGGAGTACATCCGCGCGAAGAGCTACGACGGCACGGCCTCGCGCGGCGAGGTGGTCTTCTCGCACCTGCCCGAGGAGCCCCTCCGCGACCGGCATGTGCTGGTGCTGGAGGACATCCTCGACACGGGACAAACCGCCACCGCGATCCTCGACTTCGTCCGCGCGCAGCACCCGGCCTCCCTGTGCCTCGCCACGCTCCTGGACAAACCCTCCCGGCGCACCTGCGCCATCAACGCGGACCTGGCCGGCTTCGTGATCCCCGATCACTTCGTCGTCGGCTACGGGCTCGACTACAACGAGCGCTACCGCGAACTCGACGCCATCTACACCCTCGAAAGCTGA
- a CDS encoding ABC transporter permease: MILYLIKRLATFAPVLLAIITLTFFMVRLAPGGPFDQDRRVPEETLRQLEAAYNLDAPLYRQYLDYVAGVIQGDLGPSFRKPSRTVREWILLRLPVSLELGAYALLVALCIGLPAGILAASRPNTAQDYVPMSFAMAGICLPNFVLGPLLVLVFSLWLGWMPVAGWDTPAEKVLPSLTLGAVYAAYIARLTRGGLLEVLGQDYIRTARAKGLREPAVVLKHGLRGGILPVVAFLGPATAGLLTGSFVVEKIFQIPGLGREFVEAAFHRDYTMIMGTVLVYATLVLALNLVADLAQAWLDPRVRAGAK; the protein is encoded by the coding sequence ATGATACTGTACTTGATTAAACGGCTGGCGACCTTCGCGCCGGTGCTGCTCGCGATCATCACGCTCACGTTCTTCATGGTCCGCCTGGCGCCGGGTGGGCCCTTCGACCAGGATCGCCGCGTGCCGGAGGAAACCCTGCGCCAGCTGGAAGCGGCCTACAACCTGGATGCACCGCTGTACCGGCAGTACCTGGACTATGTCGCGGGGGTGATCCAGGGGGATCTCGGCCCCTCCTTCCGCAAGCCCAGCCGCACCGTGCGCGAATGGATCCTGTTGCGGCTCCCCGTCTCACTGGAATTGGGGGCCTACGCGCTGCTGGTGGCGCTGTGCATTGGCCTGCCCGCCGGCATCCTCGCGGCGTCCCGGCCCAACACCGCCCAGGACTACGTCCCCATGTCGTTCGCGATGGCGGGGATCTGCCTGCCGAATTTTGTGCTGGGCCCCCTGCTCGTGCTCGTGTTTTCACTCTGGCTGGGGTGGATGCCGGTGGCGGGCTGGGACACGCCGGCGGAGAAGGTGCTCCCGTCGCTCACGCTCGGCGCCGTGTACGCCGCCTACATCGCGCGACTGACGCGCGGCGGGCTGCTGGAGGTGCTCGGGCAGGACTACATCCGCACGGCGCGCGCGAAGGGGTTGCGGGAACCGGCCGTGGTGCTCAAGCACGGGCTGCGGGGCGGGATCCTGCCGGTCGTGGCCTTTCTGGGGCCCGCGACGGCGGGTCTGCTGACGGGCTCCTTCGTGGTGGAGAAGATCTTTCAGATACCGGGGCTTGGCCGCGAGTTTGTCGAGGCGGCGTTTCACCGGGATTACACGATGATCATGGGTACGGTGCTGGTCTACGCCACGCTCGTGCTGGCCCTCAACCTTGTCGCGGATCTGGCCCAGGCCTGGCTCGATCCGCGCGTGCGCGCGGGGGCGAAATGA
- a CDS encoding MTH1187 family thiamine-binding protein, which yields MKVIVDLCIIPMNAEVSLSPYIAACQQILRDAGLAVHLHAFGTNIEGEWDDVMAAIKACHEKIHAMGAPRISTTIKLGTRVDKPQSMRDKVTHVKALMGDVTTT from the coding sequence ATGAAAGTCATCGTCGATCTCTGCATTATCCCCATGAACGCCGAGGTGTCCCTGTCGCCCTACATCGCGGCGTGCCAGCAGATCCTGCGGGACGCCGGCCTGGCGGTCCACCTGCACGCCTTCGGCACCAACATCGAGGGCGAGTGGGACGACGTGATGGCGGCGATCAAGGCCTGCCACGAGAAGATCCACGCCATGGGCGCGCCGCGCATCAGCACCACGATCAAGCTGGGCACCCGCGTGGACAAGCCCCAGTCCATGCGCGACAAGGTGACCCATGTGAAGGCCCTGATGGGCGATGTGACCACAACCTGA